The Nitrospirota bacterium genomic interval GACAACGGTGGCAGAAGCGCTGCTTAAACACCTGACAAAAGAGCGTTCAGCGTTCAGCGTTCAGCGTTCAGAGGGAAAAAATAAAAATTCATCACTCGTCACTGATAAATGGGGCGCAATCAAATATACAAAAACTGCCATTTACGCCTCAATAATTGAGGACCCTGAGACATTAACGCAGGAAAGCAAAGATACTGCAAGGCTCATCAACGCAGGCGCCGAAAAAGTGCTGTGGGTTCAATCGCCTCCCGAAGAACTCAAAGAGGTTCTTCCCATGGCTGTTGACAGGCTTTCTAATCTCAGAGGGATAATAGTGGAAGGCAACAGCGCAATTGAGTTTTTGAAACCTGATATTGTAATATTTGTATCTGGAAGACATGGCGGCTCTTTAAAGAAAAGCGCTGAAAGAGTTCTTGAAACTGCAGACATAATTTTATTTGAGGATGAACCTTCCATGAAATTGCCTGAAAAGGCAAAGAGATTTAAGGTTGTTTTTACACCGATGTCAGGATTTGGTGAATGCCTGGATTACATACAGAAATTGCTGAAATGAGGAGCGAGTGAAAAACAGGATAGCAATAGAAGAAGAGATTAAGAGAAAGGCTGTCAAAGGCAGGCTTTCATGCAGCTCTGCAAGGAAAATCGCAGAGGAGGCCGGAGTGTCCTATAAAATTGTCGGTAATGCCGCTGACAGGCTCAAGATAAAAATCACAAACTGCCAGCTTGGTTGTTTTTGATGATTACACTTTTCTTTGAACTTGCACTGACATTTTATTTTACAGCAACGATAATCAGCATTGTTGAACTCTTCAGGAGTTCAAAGACAACAACAAAAATAATGCTGCTCTTTGTTGCAGCCGGTTTTGTTCTGCACACTATAAGCATCGTCCTGCGTTATGCTGATGCAGGCCGTATGCCGGCAGTGAATCCGCACGAAGCAACATCTTTTTTTTCGTGGTGTACCGTACTTATATTCCTCATCCTTGAATTCAGATACAAGATCGGGCTCCTCGGTTCATTTATTATGCCTCTCGTCTTTGTCCTGATGCTTTCATCTGCAATGCTGCCAAGAGAGATCAAGCCTTTAAGCCCTGAACTCCAGAGCTACTGGCTCAGCATTCATACGATACTCGCATTCATAGGCAATGCAGCATTCGCAATGGCAGCAGGCATAGGAGTCATGTATCTGATTCAGGAGCGATATGTAAAATCAAAACATCCAAGCGGGCTGTTTCAGAGGCTGCCGAGCCTTCAAATCCTTGATGAGATAAACTACAGGCTGATAACAATCGGCTTCCCTCTGCTTACACTTGCAATTATAACCGGAGCGCTCTGGGCGCAGAGCGCATGGGGAAGCTACCTGAAAGGAGACTTCCGCGTGGTATGGGCCATTATCACCTGGCTTATATACGCCGTAGTTCTGCACACACGGCTTTTAGCAGGATGGAGAGGGAAAAGGGCTGCAATACTGTCTATCATCGGGTTCATTACAATCCTTATCGCATTCTTCGGGATTAAATTAATCAAAAAAGGTCTTCATGTCTTCCTATGAATATTCTTATTGTAGGGCTTAATCATAAGACTGCTGATGTAGACATCAGGGAAAGGCTTGCCTTTAACGGACAAAAACTTGAGGAAGGCCTGCAGAGGATTAAAACCCTTCCTGATGTAAAAGAGGCTGTCATCCTGTCAACATGCAACAGGGTTGAAATCTATGCTGCTGTAACCAACGCTGCAGCTGCGCATGAGGCAATAAAAAATTTCATCTCTGAGTTTCATGGGATTGACAGGAGCGCACTTGAAACATCACTTTACGCATACGAAGACATAAACGCTGTCAGGCATGTCTTCAGGGTTGCATCAAGCCTTGATTCAATGATTGTCGGCGAACCTCAGATACTCGGTCAGATTAAAGATGCGTTTGATTTTTCACTCCAGAAAAAAACAACAGGGATACTGCTCAATAAACTCATGAAAAAGACAATCTCTGTAGCCAAGCGGATACGCACAGAGACAAAGATTGCTGAAAATGCAGTGTCAATAAGCTTTGCTGCCGTTGAACTCGCAAAAAAGATTTTTACAGACCTCTCAACAAAATCTTTTATGCTCCTCGGAGCCGGTGACATGGCAGAACTTGCGGCAAGACACCTCATGAGCAGCGGAGTTAAGGATGTCCTCGTTGCAAACAGGACTTATGAGAGTGGAGAGAAACTTGCCAAAGAATTCAATGGCCGGGCTGTAAGATTTGACGATTTTATACATGAGATGGTCCATACGGATATTGTCATATGTTCAACAGGCGCATCAAAATACGTGCTCATGAAAGAACAGATGCAGAAGGTCATGAAAGAAAGAAGGCATAAGCCCGTTTTTATAATTGACATCTCTGTGCCAAGAAACATAGACCCTTCCATAAATGACATAGACAATGTCTATCTTTATGATGTTGATGACCTGCATGGGATTGTTGATACAAACAAGCTTGAGCGGCAGAAAGAGGCTGAGAAGGCCGAAGGCATAATAGCTGAGGAGATAGAAACCTTTCAAAAATGGCTGGCATCGCTTGACTCTGTTCCGACAGTCGTTGCCCTGCGCAACAGGGCGGACGCCGTCAAAAAAGAAGAGATTGAAAAACTTCTGAACAAACTGCCTGCACTTGGAGAAAAAGAAAAAGAGGCTGTTGAATACATGGCAAATGCAATCATTAACAAGCTCATTCATCCACCCACTGCCGCTCTAAAAGAAGACTCCGAGGACAAAGACATCCTCATCGCAGCAATCAGAAAACTTTACGGGTTGGATAAGGAGGAGTAAGACTCTATGTCATTTATCAAACCGGCAGTCTGTGTACCTTTCTAATCGCCAACCTAATCACCAACCATTATACAAGTACATAATAGACTGCCCGTCCTTACAATTGACAACCTAATTGACAACCTAATTGACAACCAGTTAGACAAGCTCATAATACGCCCCCCTGCCTTTTCCCCTGAGACTAACAACCTTCAATCCGACCAGTTTGTTCATCTCCTTTAAAGCAGCCTGTCTTGAAATCTCAAATTCTTTCGCAACGTCACCAATAGTAATTTTTTTATCCCGGATTATTCTCTCCACAATCTTCATCTGCCTTTCAGTCAGAGCAATCTGCCCTTTCTTAGCCTTTCTCAGTCTTTCACTGCTGAGGCGGACAACGCTCTCCTTGACAGCAGCGATGCTCACCTTAACGCCTTCAACAAAATACTCAAGCCATGCGGTTAAATCAAGGGTTTTTTGATTCACGCTTTGAAGGGCACGGTAATACGATGGCCTGTCAGAATCATAATAATCATCCAGACAGAAGAATTGTTTTGCGTCAAAACCCCTCAAATAAAGTATCAGTGTGGCAAGGACACGGGCAGTTCTCCCATTGCCATCTATAAATGGATGAATTCTCACAAATTCATAATGAGATATTCCGGCTTCAATAACAGGGTCAAGAACCTGTGCCTCAGAAAAATTCAGCCACATAATCAAAGCCTTCATTAATTTTGGGACATCTTCATTTGAAGGCGGCCTGAAAAAGACCTCCCCTGTCAATCTGTTTCCGACTATGACATAGCGGCTCCGATACACGCCGCAATCAGAAGGATTTTCAAGTGTATCTCTCGTTACCATTTTATGAATCTTGAGAATGTCTTTTTCAGTTATTTTTTTGCCGTCTGTCAACTTATCAATGGCCTGAAGAACTTTGAGATAATTCAAAACCTCCTGCTTGTCTTTTCGCGTTGCCATGATTTCACGGCCCTGTGCGAGATCGCTGACCTGTTCAAGAGACAGCCTGTTTCCTTCAATAGCAGTAGATGAATGGGCAGACCTGATAATAGCATCCCGCCGGAGCGAGACCTCCCATTTCGGAATAAAAGGAGAATTCAGCACGAGTTCCCTTGCAGCGGCTATCTGAGTAAGAGCACCGACAATTTTATTGGTATATTTAAAGTTTGGTTTAAACATCTCCCGCCTCATCCTGCCAGTTGGGTTTGAACTCCACATTTTGTGATTCAACTGATTTTAAAGGCATCTTATTGTCTGCAAGGGGATTATGAACAATATTAACCTCAACACCAATTTTATTAGGACGATTAACAACATTCATATATGAGTAAAGAACGGCACTGATTCCTGCATAATCCTTATTCATAAAAATATCGGTCGGCACAGGACTGCCTTTTGCAGTTGTAACAGCATCCCTATATTGATGAAAAGAATTATCCATAATCCTTATTTCATCTCCCCACAGTCTCCCTACACCACCATCCACTGCTGGGGCAAAAATAATCTTTCGTAGGTCATCATCGCAAACCTGTCGGTCATCCCTGCAACAAAGTCACAAACCATCCTGTGCTTGTTCAGCTTCTTTTCAGCTGGAATATCCTTAAAGACCTCTTCAATATGTTCAAGGTAATATTCATACAAATCGCCAAGTATCTTTTTTGCTTTCCTGAACTCTACTTTCGTAGTATCGCTCTCATACACACGCTCATAAAGAAAATCCCTGAGCATATATGTTGCTGATGATACCTCAGAGCTCATAGAGAGCTTTTCAAAGTCTGTTTCGAGGGATTGATATATGAAGTCCTTTACCATTCTGTCTATTCTTCCGGAATGTGTATCTCCGAGAATAGTTGCAATCTTTTTGGGAATGTCGGTTCTTTTTATAACCCCTGCCCTTATCGCATCGTCAAGGTCGTGGTTGACATAGGCAATGATATCCGAGACGCGCACTACCTGCCCTTCAAGCGTCTCTGCCCTGTCTGCCTTTGTTTCAGGAATAATCATTCCCTTGCCCTTTGAATGTTTTACAATGCCGTTCCTTACCTCATAAGTGAGATTCAGTCCTTTCCCGTTCTGCTCAAGAAAATCCACTACCCTCAGGCTCTGTTTATAATGGTCAAAACCTTCGGGATGTATTTCCCTCAGTATTGCCTCGCCTGCATGTCCGAAAGGTGTATGACCGAGGTCGTGGCCGAGCGCAATCGCCTCCGTTAAATCTTCGTTTAATCTCAATGCGCGTGAAATAGTCCTTGCAATCTGCGACACCTCAAGCACATGGGTGAGCCGTGTCCTGTAGTGGTCGCCTTTAGGCGCAAGAAAGACCTGTGTCTTGTGTTTTAATCTTCTGAATGCCTTTGAATGGATAATCCTGTCACGGTCTCTCTGAAAGCAGGTCCGTATCTCGCCTTCTTTTTCAGGCTTCATTCTGCCTTTGCTGTTTGCGCTAAGACATGCCTTTGGATGAAGGGTCTTTCGCTCAATCTCCTCTGTCTGCTCACGAATGGTCATAACTCACACAATATACAAAAACCTCTGCTTAAACTCCATCACTCTCATATTTGCCGCGGCTGCTATTTTCTTTATATTCTCAGGCTTGAAATCTTCCTTCTCCAGCCTCATCATATATTCCCTTCCGACAAGATACGGTTCAGAGGTTATGTCAACGTATCTCATCTTCGGCTTTCCTGTCTCAGGCTCAAACATCTCACAGAAAGGCACTGATTTAAGTTTGCCCTCGTAAAACACTATCATGGAGCCTGTGCCTCCCATTAAAAGAAATTTCACGGCGCCGTATCCGAGGTTTCTTGTATATTCAGCATCAAACGGAATCGGGTTTGCAGCCCTGAGTTCATACCCTATGTTTTTATCAACAATTGTGACTTTTATACCCCGGCTTTCAAGACTTTTATTCACAAGCATCTTCATCACCCTTCCAAGCTGAATCTCTGATAGCCTCACCCTGCCTGTCTCATCCTTCTCAACGCATTCATGCCTCAGAAGCTCTTCAGGAGCAAACTTGTTTGCAATCCCCTCTGCGAGCACTGCAACACCGTAATCTTTGCCTATCGAAAGCCTCTTGATGATAGAGCCTTCAAGTATGTCAGCGACTTTTTTAAATGAAAGCTTTTCTTCCTTAAATTCCTCGGGGATTAACGTGACTGTTGCTCCTGCCGCCTTCCCTATGCCGAGCGCAAGATGTCCGGTGTACCTGCCCATCGTTGTCACAAAATACCATCTTCCTGTTGCCCTTGCATCTTCAAGGATGTTTTCTACGATTTCAACTCCCCAGTGCCTCGCAGTCTCATAGCCGAATGTCTGGATTCCGCCGGGCATAGGCAGGTCATTGTCTATTGTCTTTGGAACATGGACAACCGCAATGCTCCCCTTTGCCTCTTTTTCTATCCATCTTGCCATGTAGAGAGTTCCTTCGCCGCCGATTGTAATAAGATACCTTGTCTTTAGTGATTTCAGCGTTGACATGAGAACCCTGAAACGCTCTTTAGCTTTTTCAGGAAAATCTCTTGATGTTCTAAGGATTGAACCGCCTGTGATGTGAATCTTGCTTACATTATCAAAAGTAAGCTCTAAAGCCTTCTTCTTATCTCCTGCAAAAAGGCTCTTGAATCCTCCGACTATGCCGATGACCTTCTTGCCTTTCTTTATAGCCTCAATCGTAGCAGCGCTGATAACGCCGTTAATGCCCGGCGCCGGACCTCCGCCTACGATTATTGCAATTGTCTCTTTCATGTGATATGCCTTGCAGAATTAATCGTGTCCATATTACTACGCTGTTGCTGAACCCTTTGAGCGATATTAGAGAATTTTTGATAACAAATCTCGGCGAAGTGGAAGATAAGCAATTTCAACTGTTTGAGCCTGTCAGCCCCTCGGCTGATTCGCTGGGGCGAAAAAGGCGAGTTTTGAAATTGCCTGCAACGAGCCATAGATTTGTCAAAAAGTCTCTGCAGATAGCGAAAGGGGTTCAGCAATAGGCACACTTTCATTTCTATAGTTCTTTCCATAAAAACTCAGGAATCTCTTTCCTTACATTCATAGGTTTTACCGTCCTGTTGACTATCTCCTTTGTATTCCCGACTTTCAGCTTATCAAACAAAAGCCCGAACCTGTCCTCAAGCTCCTTTATTATCGGGCCTTTTACTTCTGACGGCAAGTTCCACCACTTTTTCTTTAAAGGGCCGAATCCTTTCTTCCTTGTACTGTATATAAACTGCTCTTCTGTCTGGCCTTCTTTCCATTCCTTTGCGTATTCTGTTTTTATGAACTGATATATTTCATCCCTGAATTCTGAAGGCATTGACTTGCTGTCATACATGATATTTTGAAACCCTGTTGCAAGATGCACCTCTGATGTGCCTGTCTCCGGAAACATGTGGAACGCCTCTTCAGGCAGTGTTGATGCTCCGTGCTGAACACATCCTGAAAGTCTGTATTCTTTCCTTGCCATGTCAGACAACGTTCTCAGAGTTTCAAAATCAATCTTTACCTTTGCGAGTGTGCCGTCAGGAAGCACAACTCCACCATGGGCTGTGCCTGTCTGAACACTGAGCTTGCTCAATCCCTTGCCCGCCTTAAATGTTTCCTTAAATCCTTCAAGATATGCCCTGAGTTCATCAGGGTTGCTGTTCTTCCCTCCTATCTCTCCTATCTCTCCTCCGATTGAAATATCAAAACCCTTCGGTTGAATTCCCCTGATATACGCCCCAAGCTCTGCTGTCTTTTCAAAATTCGGCCTCTGCTGTTCTTTGGTCGTCGGCCTTTCAAGGTCAACAAGCGTTGAAGAGTCAATATCAATGTTATAAAACTCCGCTTCTATCGCCTCTTTTATCAAGCCTTTCACATAGTCTGTTTCAGGTTTCGGGTCAGCAAGGTAGTTTTTTCTTACAAGCTGGAAATGGTCGCCCTGTATAAACACAGGCCCGCTGAATCCTTCGTTTACGGCAGCGGCAAGCACAACAGTGGAATATTCAAGCGGCCTTTGTTTTGTATAGCCTATCTCTGAACGAGCAATCTCAAGTATGACTGCGCCGACATTCATTGCATTTGCCTTTCTGAATATTGCCTTCGCAGTGTCATAGGTAAGCCCCCTGATATTGATTGCAGGCACGGTAAAACCCGGATAGCTTCTTCCCATTTCTTCATAGAGTCCCTGTATTGATGCGGGAAAAGAGCCTGCTGCCTTTGCAGCCTCTTTTATTAGAAGAAAAAGCGCAATCTGCCTGTCTTTATCTTCGGTGAATACCGCTTCATATATAAGCTCATCCATTACTTTTTTCAGCCCTGCTTTATCTTTCAATTCCAGAATGCCATTATTGACAGAGAGAATGCCCTTCAGTTCTTTTAGATTCATTTTATCCTCCTGTGGATTTATGAAATAAATTATTAACTACGTTAAAAGTCAGCAGATCATTCCGGAGCCAGTTTCGGTACGCCTTCAATATTTGAAAGTATAATCGCCGTTTCTTCATCAAGTTCCCCTGTCTTCCCGAGCCCTTCCCTTTCCTGAAATTTCATCAAGGCCTGTTTCGTCCTCGGCCCTAATTCCCCTGTCGCAGGATAATCGTACAGGCCGCGCGCCTTTAACTCCTGCTGGAGCAATAAAATCCTGTTATTGCCTCTATATCGATTTTTGTAAAATACCACTCCACCTGTAATCATATTCTTGAATGTTTTTAGCGGCAGGATATTCTTTCCTTCCCTTGGGTCTATCAGCATTGCATCATTTCCCACAACCCATCTGAGAACCACGCACTTGTTTGTCTTCCCATGCTTCATATAGAGGATAGACGGCATATTGAATTTCACCGCCTTATCAATGTCGCTGCCGAATTTATAAACAGAAAAACCTCTCTTCGCCGGCTCCTTATCAGCCTCAACGCTGCCTTTTAAATCCTTTTCTCCCCAGATGTTCAGGAGATTTAATGTGCAGGCTGCCTCAAAAAGTTCTTCATTGGATACCATATATATACCATCGCTTATGAAAAAACCACCCTCTATTTTCACCCCTTTTAACATACTGCTAATCTTCTCAAAATAACTGTCCTCTCTGGATACACTGCCGTATGCAAGTATTACAATAAGAAGGAATATGGATACTCCTATTATTACAGGCTTTAAAAAATCTGTTGTTCCTTTGCTGTCAGGGGAGCTCAAATCCCTTACAGCCTTTCTCACCATGCTGTTATCAATATTGATATTTCCTTCTGAATAGGAAAACAGCAGCGTCCTGTCACAAGCAAGGTTAATAAGCCGCGAGATACCGCGGCTGTATTTATAAATACGTCTTATGCCTTTAGGAGGGAATGTTATCATTCCGCCGCCTGCAAGCCTCAGCCTGTGATTTATGTATATAGTTGTATCATCGCGGCTTAACGGCTCAAGATGGTATCTGACGGCAATCCTCTGGTCCAGTTGTTTCAGCGGCTCGCTCGCAACAATCCTCTTTAACTCCGGCTGGCCGACAAGAATCACCTGAAGCAGTTTTTTTGTATTGGTCTCAAAGTTTGATAGAAGCCTGATAAACTCAAGGCTTTCAAGGCTCAATTCCTGCGCCTCGTCTATTATGAGGACTGCCTTCTCATTTTTTGAAAATACGTCCAGCAGGAAATTGTTCAGCGCCTCAAGATGGTCCTTTTCTGTACTGCCTGCGGCAGTGACGCCAAAGTCATTATTTATAAGTTTGAGAAGCTCAAGAGGGTCAACCTTGGGATTGATTATCAGAGAGGTATGAGTATCATGGCCCAGGGTATTAAGGAGATACCTTATCAATGTCGTCTTTCCGGAGCCCACTTCTCCCGTGAGCATAATAAAACCTTTATTCTCTGAGATGCCGAAATTCAGATGAGCAATTGCTTCCTCATGCTTCTTGCTCATGTAGAGAAACTTAGGATTAGGCGTCAGGCCGAACGGCTCTTCCCTGAAACCGAAGAATTTATTGTATATCAACCCTGCTCTCCTTCCTTTTCTTTTCCTTATCTTCCTCTGTCTTTTCTTTAATAGTTACATCCCTTGCAAAGTCAGGACACCGTAGATCTTTGCCTGAGATGGAAAATTTTTTCTTGCATGTTTCCCTCCATGCACAGACTGCACATACATCCATTACCGCTCCTCATTTTCTGTCATTCCGCACTTGATGCGGAATCCAGATTCTCTGTTTTCATGGATTCCTGCTGGAGTTTATCCCGTACCTTGATACGGGGCAGGAATGACATAAAGCAAATCTTTATTATTTACAGCCTTCAAGCCCTCTCTTTTATGCTTGTCCTGAAATGCCAGCTTAACACCTTTTCTATGTTGCCTGCAACGCTGTCTTTAGAGTTTATTATAAAGGTTTTATTCCATATCTGGAAGAGTTCTTTTTCAATCCTCGTAACAGGAGGGGGAGAGGGGAACCTTTTTCTCAATTCCTCCTCAAACATCGGCACAATCTTATCTTTCATTCTCAGTTCCGTATCCATGAAAAATACCGCTATTTCAGGGGAAAGGTCCAAGGTCCTGTCAAGAAAGGCGGCAATCTCACTGTTATAAATCTGTTTGGGAGGAGAAGACTTCACCTCCATATACAGGATTGAGCCGTCAATCTTCGCAATGACGTCATAATCACCGCCTACTCCCGGCCTTTTGAATTTTACTCCCCATACTGCCTCAGCGGCAAATTCCCTTCTGAAGATTTCGCAAAGGAACCATTCAAGCGTCTCGCCAAAACTCTTTATGCGCCTTTTTATCAGCCTGAAGCCATCGCCTGCCGGTTCAACCACCTTCACAGAAAGAAGAAAACCAACATAGGCCTCCGTTACGCCGGACGCCGCATATCTTGTGACCTGCTCTTTCGTAAAATATTCCTGATGCTTTATCACATCTCTGATAAAAAGGCGGAAAGAGTATTTTTTCAGCATTTCATAGAAATCATCAAGGAATCTCTTTGCGGGAAGCACAAGGTCTGCTGACGGCTCTTTTTTGTATATTCGGAATCCGCGGCGCTTAAGAAGCGCCTCAAGTGACGGCGTAAGTTTGGAAAGTGTCTTCCTTAATCTCTTTACCTCGCTGCGCAGGGCATGGATTTCTTCATCATCCATTCTATCTGCTCTATTTATCAGCTATAAGCTTGAGTGTTACTCTTCTGTGGCGGGGGCCGTCAAACTCGCAGAAGTAAACTGCCTGCCATGTGCCGAGAACGAGCCTGCCCTCGTCAATAATAACAAGCTGTGATGTCCCGATAATGCTCGATTTTATATGCGCATCGGCGTTTCCTTCCCTGTGGGAGTAATTCATCTCCTGCGGGACAAGTCTGGTCAATGCATTCTGTATGTCGCGGTGCACTGAGGGGTCTGCGCCTTCATTTATTGTTACCGCCGCTGTTGTATGAGGCACATAGACATAGCATATTCCGCTGACAATTCCTGCCTCTTTAATGACCTCATTAACCTTTTCAGTTATGTCAATAAATTCGCTTCTCTGGCTGCTTCTTACATTTATATATCTAAGCACCTATCCTCCACTCAACAATTACTAAGGAGTTCATAAAAACCCCAATTAAACGCCCGTTTCTGTCATGCCGGCTTGTCCGGCATCTTTCTTAAAGAAGGATTCCCGACAAGCGGGAATGACATGCAAGCGGCTTTACTTATGGTCGTATTAGCAAAGTGCAGATGTCTGTTATAATTATACCTGAAACAACAGCAC includes:
- the ccsB gene encoding c-type cytochrome biogenesis protein CcsB, producing the protein MITLFFELALTFYFTATIISIVELFRSSKTTTKIMLLFVAAGFVLHTISIVLRYADAGRMPAVNPHEATSFFSWCTVLIFLILEFRYKIGLLGSFIMPLVFVLMLSSAMLPREIKPLSPELQSYWLSIHTILAFIGNAAFAMAAGIGVMYLIQERYVKSKHPSGLFQRLPSLQILDEINYRLITIGFPLLTLAIITGALWAQSAWGSYLKGDFRVVWAIITWLIYAVVLHTRLLAGWRGKRAAILSIIGFITILIAFFGIKLIKKGLHVFL
- a CDS encoding glutamyl-tRNA reductase, with translation MNILIVGLNHKTADVDIRERLAFNGQKLEEGLQRIKTLPDVKEAVILSTCNRVEIYAAVTNAAAAHEAIKNFISEFHGIDRSALETSLYAYEDINAVRHVFRVASSLDSMIVGEPQILGQIKDAFDFSLQKKTTGILLNKLMKKTISVAKRIRTETKIAENAVSISFAAVELAKKIFTDLSTKSFMLLGAGDMAELAARHLMSSGVKDVLVANRTYESGEKLAKEFNGRAVRFDDFIHEMVHTDIVICSTGASKYVLMKEQMQKVMKERRHKPVFIIDISVPRNIDPSINDIDNVYLYDVDDLHGIVDTNKLERQKEAEKAEGIIAEEIETFQKWLASLDSVPTVVALRNRADAVKKEEIEKLLNKLPALGEKEKEAVEYMANAIINKLIHPPTAALKEDSEDKDILIAAIRKLYGLDKEE
- a CDS encoding Fic family protein, giving the protein MFKPNFKYTNKIVGALTQIAAARELVLNSPFIPKWEVSLRRDAIIRSAHSSTAIEGNRLSLEQVSDLAQGREIMATRKDKQEVLNYLKVLQAIDKLTDGKKITEKDILKIHKMVTRDTLENPSDCGVYRSRYVIVGNRLTGEVFFRPPSNEDVPKLMKALIMWLNFSEAQVLDPVIEAGISHYEFVRIHPFIDGNGRTARVLATLILYLRGFDAKQFFCLDDYYDSDRPSYYRALQSVNQKTLDLTAWLEYFVEGVKVSIAAVKESVVRLSSERLRKAKKGQIALTERQMKIVERIIRDKKITIGDVAKEFEISRQAALKEMNKLVGLKVVSLRGKGRGAYYELV
- a CDS encoding deoxyguanosinetriphosphate triphosphohydrolase, coding for MTIREQTEEIERKTLHPKACLSANSKGRMKPEKEGEIRTCFQRDRDRIIHSKAFRRLKHKTQVFLAPKGDHYRTRLTHVLEVSQIARTISRALRLNEDLTEAIALGHDLGHTPFGHAGEAILREIHPEGFDHYKQSLRVVDFLEQNGKGLNLTYEVRNGIVKHSKGKGMIIPETKADRAETLEGQVVRVSDIIAYVNHDLDDAIRAGVIKRTDIPKKIATILGDTHSGRIDRMVKDFIYQSLETDFEKLSMSSEVSSATYMLRDFLYERVYESDTTKVEFRKAKKILGDLYEYYLEHIEEVFKDIPAEKKLNKHRMVCDFVAGMTDRFAMMTYERLFLPQQWMVV
- a CDS encoding 6-phosphofructokinase, with translation MKETIAIIVGGGPAPGINGVISAATIEAIKKGKKVIGIVGGFKSLFAGDKKKALELTFDNVSKIHITGGSILRTSRDFPEKAKERFRVLMSTLKSLKTRYLITIGGEGTLYMARWIEKEAKGSIAVVHVPKTIDNDLPMPGGIQTFGYETARHWGVEIVENILEDARATGRWYFVTTMGRYTGHLALGIGKAAGATVTLIPEEFKEEKLSFKKVADILEGSIIKRLSIGKDYGVAVLAEGIANKFAPEELLRHECVEKDETGRVRLSEIQLGRVMKMLVNKSLESRGIKVTIVDKNIGYELRAANPIPFDAEYTRNLGYGAVKFLLMGGTGSMIVFYEGKLKSVPFCEMFEPETGKPKMRYVDITSEPYLVGREYMMRLEKEDFKPENIKKIAAAANMRVMEFKQRFLYIV
- a CDS encoding class II fructose-bisphosphate aldolase, yielding MNLKELKGILSVNNGILELKDKAGLKKVMDELIYEAVFTEDKDRQIALFLLIKEAAKAAGSFPASIQGLYEEMGRSYPGFTVPAINIRGLTYDTAKAIFRKANAMNVGAVILEIARSEIGYTKQRPLEYSTVVLAAAVNEGFSGPVFIQGDHFQLVRKNYLADPKPETDYVKGLIKEAIEAEFYNIDIDSSTLVDLERPTTKEQQRPNFEKTAELGAYIRGIQPKGFDISIGGEIGEIGGKNSNPDELRAYLEGFKETFKAGKGLSKLSVQTGTAHGGVVLPDGTLAKVKIDFETLRTLSDMARKEYRLSGCVQHGASTLPEEAFHMFPETGTSEVHLATGFQNIMYDSKSMPSEFRDEIYQFIKTEYAKEWKEGQTEEQFIYSTRKKGFGPLKKKWWNLPSEVKGPIIKELEDRFGLLFDKLKVGNTKEIVNRTVKPMNVRKEIPEFLWKEL
- a CDS encoding AAA family ATPase; this encodes MIYNKFFGFREEPFGLTPNPKFLYMSKKHEEAIAHLNFGISENKGFIMLTGEVGSGKTTLIRYLLNTLGHDTHTSLIINPKVDPLELLKLINNDFGVTAAGSTEKDHLEALNNFLLDVFSKNEKAVLIIDEAQELSLESLEFIRLLSNFETNTKKLLQVILVGQPELKRIVASEPLKQLDQRIAVRYHLEPLSRDDTTIYINHRLRLAGGGMITFPPKGIRRIYKYSRGISRLINLACDRTLLFSYSEGNINIDNSMVRKAVRDLSSPDSKGTTDFLKPVIIGVSIFLLIVILAYGSVSREDSYFEKISSMLKGVKIEGGFFISDGIYMVSNEELFEAACTLNLLNIWGEKDLKGSVEADKEPAKRGFSVYKFGSDIDKAVKFNMPSILYMKHGKTNKCVVLRWVVGNDAMLIDPREGKNILPLKTFKNMITGGVVFYKNRYRGNNRILLLQQELKARGLYDYPATGELGPRTKQALMKFQEREGLGKTGELDEETAIILSNIEGVPKLAPE
- a CDS encoding YjbQ family protein; the protein is MLRYINVRSSQRSEFIDITEKVNEVIKEAGIVSGICYVYVPHTTAAVTINEGADPSVHRDIQNALTRLVPQEMNYSHREGNADAHIKSSIIGTSQLVIIDEGRLVLGTWQAVYFCEFDGPRHRRVTLKLIADK